CAACAAAACATATAAATTTAACGAAACTTTGTCCTGATCACTTGCTACCAAAACAATGTACGATAAACTCAAACATATATCATTAAACTTTTTCCCAATGGGATCAGAAAAAGAATTTATCCACCAGGTTTCAGTGGACCTTATACTCGTAAACAAACAATAGCCATCTACCAGACTGGAAACAGGCATTAAGTAGCAATGTAGAGACTGCAATAACCCGCACTGTCACCATTGTCAAATTTTTCCCAAGCAGTTGTAATCAGGATTTGAAATGTAGAACAGCCAGCGCGGTATACACGGTGGCTTTTTTGTCAGCAGGAAACATCAAAATCCTTAATAGCAGGGGTCAGGAGTCAGGAATCACCGATTTAGGAGTAAAACCCTGTTGTCGGCTGAATTTAATCAATAGCTACGGTGCGTTGACACGAACAATTGATATCCTCCGCCTTGTCTGTTGCTAGAAAATTTAAAATTCAAATTGGTAATTTATACCGATTTGCTCCTGCTGACAATCAACTTTTGATATAAAAACCTTATAATCACAAGAGGCATCATGGTGTTGTCGGTTAATGAACGGACATTTACTCAAGAAGTTTTAGAATCCCCTGTACCCGTTTTGGTGAATTTTGAAGCTCCCTGGTGTGGGCTTTGCCGCCTCATTCACCCACTGTTATCACAATTTCAGACTCAGTGTGGTGATGAACTTAAATTGGTGGGAGTTAACGCTGATCAAAATTTCAAGCTATCAAATACTTATAGACTGAAATCATTACCAACCTTACTGTTGATAGAAAAAGGTATAGTTAGACAAAGACTAGAAGGTTTTCGGAGTAAAGACGATTTACGTCTAGCCTTAGAAGCAATTAGACTCACATATACAAGTCAAGAAAAAATAGATACAGCAGAAGTCAGAAGTCAGGAGTCAGGAGTTAGGAGGTAGGAGAGCAGGGAGTAGGGGAGGTAGGGGAAGTAGGGGGAGTAGGGGAGTAGGGGGAGTAGGGGGAGTAGGGGGAGTAGGGGAAGTAGGGGGAGTAGGGAAGTAGGGGGAGTAGGGGGAGTAGGGGAGTAGGGGAGAAAATTTTTTCCACGAACAACTGACAACTAACAACTGACAACGAACCAAATCTAAAACCATGCTTAACACCCCACCCAAAGGGTATCGGGTGGGGTATTTTATCCTCAAGGGTGTGTGTCACAATTATGAGCAGTTCTGAAAATTTTCAGTTAACTGAAGTTTGAAGTGGGAAAATTCAAGCTAACTTGAAGGTATTGGGCTATCAAGTAGTAGAGATTAGTAAATAATTTCTAGTCTTTCATCCCAAACACAAACCCTCACCCCATTGAATTTCCATTTTTTTATCTTCTCATTTGTTTGTACAGAATTCTAAAAGTAGGCGTTAGTGATGGAAGTAATCTATCAGTATGCCTGGCTGATTCCAGTATTACCTCTTTTGGGAGCAACACTGGTCGGTCTAGGGCTAATCTCGATAAATCAGGTGACGAACCGCTTACGACAACTAAATGCTATAGTCATTATCTCCCTGATGGGGGCTTCTATGGCACTGTCGTTGGCTTTACTGTGGAGTCAAATTCAAGGCCATGCGCCTTATCTTTGGACTTTGGAATGGGCATCAGCAGGTAATTTTCACCTGACGATGGGCTACACTATTGACCACCTGACATCTCTAATGCTGGTGATTGTCACCACAGTAGCCGTTTTGGTGATGATTTACACCGATGGCTACATGGCGCATGATCCGGGTTATGTGCGGTTTTATGCCTATCTCAGCTTGTTTGGCTCTTCCATGTTAGGTTTGGTGGTCAGTCCCAACCTAGTACAAGTTTACATTTTCTGGGAACTGGTGGGGATGTGTTCCTACCTCCTAGTGGGCTTTTGGTATGATCGCAAAGCCGCAGCAGATGCTTGTCAAAAGGCATTTGTCACCAACCGCGTCGGTGACTTCGGTTTATTATTGGGCATTTTGGGGCTGTTCTGGGCGACAGGCAGCTTTGATTTTATGGTGATGGGCGATCGCCTATCCAACCTAGTAGAAACCGGCTCTATTAGCAATTTCCTCGCCATTGTGTTGGCAATTTTAGTCTTCCTTGGCCCTGTGGCTAAATCTGCCCAATTCCCCCTCCATGTCTGGCTACCAGATGCAATGGAAGGTCCTACCCCCATTTCTGCCCTAATTCATGCGGCAACAATGGTAGCGGCGGGTGTATTCCTAATTGCCCGGATGTACCCAGTATTTGAAAATGTCCCAGCCGCAATGAACGTAATTGCTTATACTGGGGCATTTACAGCGTTTTTGGGGGCAACTATCGCTATTACCCAAAACGACATCAAGAAGGGTTTGGCTTATTCCACCATTTCCCAACTTGGTTACATGATCATGGCTATGGGTGTGGGTGCTTACAGTGCGGGATTATTCCACCTCATGACCCATGCTTATTTTAAAGCGATGCTATTCTTGGGTTCTGGTTCGGTAATTCATGGCATGGAAGCAGTTGTTGGTCATGATCCTGTATTGGCGCAGGATATGCGGTTAATGGGCGGACTGCGGAAATATATGCCCGTGACAAGTTTCACCTTTTTGATTGGTTGCTTGGCGATCGCGGGGATTCCTCCCTTTGCTGGTTTCTGGTCAAAAGATGAGATTTTAGGCGCGGCTTTTGCTGCTAACCCTTTCCTGTGGTTTATTGGTTGGGTGACAGCAGGGATTACAGCTTTTTATATGTTTAGAATGTATTTCTCAACATTTGAAGGTAAATTCCGGGGTAATGACGAAAAAATCAAGGTAAAACTCAAAAATGCGGCTGCTGCTTTGGCTGAGAAATCAGGGACATTAGAACTAGCACCTAATTTTGGTCCTGGGGCGATGAAAAAGGGAGAATTGGATAGTCACTCCCATGACTCCCACAGCCATGATCCTCATGAGTCTCCTTGGACGATGAGTTTACCGTTGGTGGTGTTGGCTATTCCTTCAATGTTGATTGGTTTGGTGGGGACTCCCTACGCCAATTATTTTGAGCAGTTTATCTTTCCTCCTAGCGAAACTTTGGCGGAAGTGATGGAAAAGGCTGCGGAGTTTGACCCCCATGAGTTTTACATTATGGCGGGTAGTTCTGTGGCTGTTTCTGTGATTGGTATTACTTTGGCTGTGCTGATGTATTTGGCACGGAAAATTGATCCTAGTGCGATCGCTAAAAACATTCAACCGCTATACGATCTATCTTTGAACAAGTGGTACTTTGATGATATTTATCATCGTGTCTTTGTTCTCGGTTTGCGTCGTGTGGCTAGACAAGTTATGGAAGTTGATTTCCGTGTTGTTGACGGTGCTGTTAATCTCACGGGTTTCTTTACTCTTGTCAGTGGTGAAGGTTTGAAATACTTGGAAAGCGGTCGGGTTCAATTCTATGCCTTGATCGTTTTTGGGGCTGTTTTGGGCTTGGTGATTGTTTTTGGTGTTACCTGATTTTAATGGGGGCGGTTTGTCCGCCCCTGGATTGTTTTTTTAACGAACCGCAGAGGCGCAGAGGACGCAGAGTTAATGAACCACGTTCGCGGAGCGTCCCGAAGGGATAGGAGCGAAGGAAGAAGTTTGTGGGGTGCGTTAGGAGCGCGAAAATAGTATAAAATATAGATAAAGTTATAAAAGCGAAGTAACGCACATTAATTTATGAAATTAAATTATTGTCTGAATCAGGATATCCAGGATTTAAGGATGTACAGGATGTAGAAAAAAAGTAATCTTTGAAAATCTCAAATATTCCTAGATAAGTCTTCGTAAAAAATCCTATTAATCCTCTAATCCTGGGCATCCTGATTCAGACAAAATAAGTTATCAGAATTAAAATTAAAGACTAATTTATGTATTGTCAAAATATCAACTTCTCCCGTCATGCTATTCAACAAATGTTTTATCGTCGCATTAGTAAAAAAGAAGTAGAAACTGTAATTGCTTATGGACAAATAATGGAAGAAAATCCTGATGATACACCATACCCCAGTTATTTAATATTAGATTTTGTAGAATGTAAACCGATTCATGTTGTATTTTCCTATGATGAAGCTACAGATACAGGATATGTGGTAACAGCTTATATTCCTGATGCTAATATTTGGTTAGATGGTTTTACAACTAGGAGACAAAAATAATGAAATGCGTAATTTGTAAACATGGAGAAACTAAACCCGGTTTAGTCACTGTCACCTTAGAAAGAGATGAATGTATTATTGTCTTGAAAAAAGTTCCCGCAGAAATTTGTGATAACTGTGGTGAATATTATTTAAGTGATGCAGTTACCGAACAGGTTTTAGAAACAGCAGAATTAGCAATTACTAAAGGAGCAGAATTAGAAATTATTAGATATGCAGCTTAAATTTGAAAATATATGAATACTCAAATTAATGTTCCTCCTGCTGTTGATTATTTAATGTTGAAAAAAGCATACTCCTATGCACTTTTAAAGTGGAAAGGTTTTTTTGGGAGCATCCCACTTTTGCAATGAGCATAAATACTTAGTGGAAAAATAGGCTTTTCGAGGGGTATTCTTGTTTTGATTCTCTATGTACGCACTCTTTAAAAGCCTCTATTTCGTCCCAAGACATGACTAAGAGAGCTACCCCTTCCTCTGTAAAATCCCTCTGAATCCAAATTTTTCCATTTCTAATATCTACATGAAGAATTGTCCCATAAACGTAACTCACATTAATTCATGAGATTAAATTTAAGCAATTTTGGTGCGTTACGCAACGCTTACACACCCTACCGTCTGAATCAGGATATCCAGGATTTAAGGATGTACAGGATGTAGAAAAAAACTTATCTTTAAAATCTGAAATATTCCCAGATAAATATTCATAAAAAATCCTGTAAATCCCCTAATCCTGTAAATCCTGATTCAGACAATTAAGCATTTTCAGAATGAAGAAAAAAAACTCATCTTCAAAACCCGAAATATTCCCAGATAAATATTCATATATAATCCTGCTAATCCTCTAATCCTGGACATCCTGATTCAGACAATTAAGCATTTTCAGAATGAAGAAAAAAAACTCATCTTCAAAATCTGAAATATTCCCAGATAAATATTCATATATAATCCTGTAAATCCCCTAATCCTGTAAATCCTGATTCAGACAATTAAGCATTTTCAGAATGAAGAAAAAAAACTCATCTTCAAAACCCGAAATATTCCCAGATAAATATTCATATATAATCCTGCTAATCCTCTAATCCTGGACATCCTGATTCAGACAATTAAGCATTTTCAGAATGAAGAAAAAAACTTATCTTTAAAACCTGAAATATTCCCAGATAAATATTCATAAAAAATCCTGTAAATCCTCTAATCCTGAGCATCCTGATTCAGACAATTAAAAATTTTCAGAATGAAGAAAAAAAACTCATCTTCAAAACCCGAAATATTCCCAGATAAATATTCATATATAATCCTGCTAATCCTCTAATCCTGGACATCCTGATATGGCTTGCGCCACGCTACGCTATCAGACAATTAAGCATTTTCAGGATGTAGAAAAAAACTCATCTTCAAAATCTGAAATATTCCCAGATAAATGTTCATAAAAAATCCTGCTAATCCTCTAATTCAAATTATCCTGATTCTGACTATGAAAAGAAATTCTCATAATCGTCATGACTACCAATCCAGAACCATGTTACTGTGTCATCATCCAAAACCCCAATTGCTCGATAATTACGAGTTATCCTGACAGACCAAATATTTTCCTGATTATTGATACATTTAAAATGCAAAGACGGATAAAAAGGATTTTCTTTCCATAAGCGGTAAGCTTTTCTCGCACTCTGTCTAACTTGCTTGTCAAGAAACTGATATTCATCCCAAAAAGAAGGAAGGGTTGCAGACTTCATAACTTGTCATAGTCCATTGGTTTCGCAAGTCCTTCTGCAATTTCTCTTTTAGCACGTTGAGCAGATGCAATCAATTTTTCTTGAGTTTTCTTAAATGAATTGTCCCATTTAAGTTCATCTTGCAAATCTGCCAAATATTCTCTCAAATGTTCTGCA
The DNA window shown above is from Anabaena sp. WA102 and carries:
- a CDS encoding thioredoxin family protein yields the protein MVLSVNERTFTQEVLESPVPVLVNFEAPWCGLCRLIHPLLSQFQTQCGDELKLVGVNADQNFKLSNTYRLKSLPTLLLIEKGIVRQRLEGFRSKDDLRLALEAIRLTYTSQEKIDTAEVRSQESGVRR
- a CDS encoding NAD(P)H-quinone oxidoreductase subunit 5, with product MEVIYQYAWLIPVLPLLGATLVGLGLISINQVTNRLRQLNAIVIISLMGASMALSLALLWSQIQGHAPYLWTLEWASAGNFHLTMGYTIDHLTSLMLVIVTTVAVLVMIYTDGYMAHDPGYVRFYAYLSLFGSSMLGLVVSPNLVQVYIFWELVGMCSYLLVGFWYDRKAAADACQKAFVTNRVGDFGLLLGILGLFWATGSFDFMVMGDRLSNLVETGSISNFLAIVLAILVFLGPVAKSAQFPLHVWLPDAMEGPTPISALIHAATMVAAGVFLIARMYPVFENVPAAMNVIAYTGAFTAFLGATIAITQNDIKKGLAYSTISQLGYMIMAMGVGAYSAGLFHLMTHAYFKAMLFLGSGSVIHGMEAVVGHDPVLAQDMRLMGGLRKYMPVTSFTFLIGCLAIAGIPPFAGFWSKDEILGAAFAANPFLWFIGWVTAGITAFYMFRMYFSTFEGKFRGNDEKIKVKLKNAAAALAEKSGTLELAPNFGPGAMKKGELDSHSHDSHSHDPHESPWTMSLPLVVLAIPSMLIGLVGTPYANYFEQFIFPPSETLAEVMEKAAEFDPHEFYIMAGSSVAVSVIGITLAVLMYLARKIDPSAIAKNIQPLYDLSLNKWYFDDIYHRVFVLGLRRVARQVMEVDFRVVDGAVNLTGFFTLVSGEGLKYLESGRVQFYALIVFGAVLGLVIVFGVT
- a CDS encoding DUF4258 domain-containing protein, which translates into the protein MYCQNINFSRHAIQQMFYRRISKKEVETVIAYGQIMEENPDDTPYPSYLILDFVECKPIHVVFSYDEATDTGYVVTAYIPDANIWLDGFTTRRQK
- a CDS encoding type II toxin-antitoxin system MqsA family antitoxin, with the translated sequence MKCVICKHGETKPGLVTVTLERDECIIVLKKVPAEICDNCGEYYLSDAVTEQVLETAELAITKGAELEIIRYAA
- a CDS encoding element excision factor XisI family protein gives rise to the protein MSYVYGTILHVDIRNGKIWIQRDFTEEGVALLVMSWDEIEAFKECVHRESKQEYPSKSLFFH
- a CDS encoding type II toxin-antitoxin system RelE family toxin, translating into MKSATLPSFWDEYQFLDKQVRQSARKAYRLWKENPFYPSLHFKCINNQENIWSVRITRNYRAIGVLDDDTVTWFWIGSHDDYENFFS